The Humulus lupulus chromosome 4, drHumLupu1.1, whole genome shotgun sequence genome has a window encoding:
- the LOC133832871 gene encoding alpha carbonic anhydrase 7-like: MIKDLSKHILSWWFLLICIFLCLHQTVLLISAQEVEDEREFDYGEESKKGPHHWGELKKEWKACNHGKLQSPIDLLYQRIKLSPKLGQIEMNYKPNNATINNRGHDIAIKWLEDAGSIKINGTDCFLKQCHWHSPSEHTLNGRRFDLELHMVHQSHEVNGESKIAVTALFYKIGKPDRFLSKLTRDIINITDTKKVVHQGVIDPRELRLNGLMYYRYIGSLTVPPCTEGVLWAINKRISTVSREQVRLLKLAVHDYAEINARPLQPINGRYIHL; the protein is encoded by the exons ATGATTAAGGATCTAAGCAAGCACATCTTAAGTTGGTGGTTTCTATTGATATGCATTTTCTTGTGCTTGCACCAAACAGTGCTACTCATTTCAGCTCAAGAAGTTG AGGATGAAAGAGAATTTGACTATGGAGAAGAAAGCAAGAAAGGACCACATCATTGGGGAGAGCTAAAGAAAGAATGGAAGGCATGCAATCATGGAAAGTTACAGTCTCCGATTGATCTGTTGTATCAAAGAATCAAACTTAGTCCGAAGCTTGGACAAATAGAGATGAATTACAAGCCTAATAATGCTACTATCAACAATAGAGGCCATGATATCgcg ATCAAATGGCTTGAAGATGCTGGATCAATCAAGATCAACGGCACTGATTGCTTCCTTAAACAATGCCACTGGCACTCACCCTCTGAGCACACCCTCAATGGCAGAAG GTTTGACTTAGAGCTGCATATGGTTCACCAAAGCCATGAGGTCAATGGAGAAAGTAAAATTGCTGTTACTGCTCTCTTCTACAAAATTGGCAAGCCTGATAGATTTCTCTCCAAG TTAACCAGAGATATAATAAACATAACTGATACAAAAAAAGTGGTACATCAAGGAGTGATTGACCCCAGAGAGTTAAGATTGAATGGATTGATGTACTATAGATACATTGGCTCACTCACTGTCCCTCCTTGCACTGAAGGAGTTCTTTGGGCCATAAACAAAAGG ATAAGCACTGTTTCCAGAGAACAAGTGAGACTACTCAAACTAGCTGTTCATGAT TACGCAGAGATAAATGCAAGACCGTTGCAGCCCATAAATGGAAGATATATTCACCTATGA
- the LOC133831184 gene encoding E3 ubiquitin-protein ligase RZFP34-like isoform X1 — translation MEMGCKTLMAIESSQEKDQSLMELESEKFGCSHYRRRCKIRAPCCDEIFDCRHCHNESKNSLEVDPLDRHDIPRHDLKRVICSLCSTEQDVQQHCIQCGVCMGNYFCSKCKFFDDDVSKNQYHCNECGICRLDTYFCSCVHFHYHLTSTKRVNKRSYLCLENCRVGGKENFFHCNKCGCCYSTMLKDSHSCVEKAMHHNCPVCFEYLFETMKDITVLPCGHTIHLECVKEMEQHLQYSCPVCSKSYCDMTRVWEKLDQEIALTPMPEMYQNKMVWILCNDCGENSEVHFHVVAHKCLKCKSYNTRQTQGGPSSCSSRFEEMVR, via the exons atggagATGGGTTGCAAGACCCTGATGGCCATTGAGAGTTCTCAAGAAAAAGACCAGTCTTTAATGGAGCTTGAATCTGAGAAATTTGG GTGCTCACATTACAGGAGGAGGTGTAAGATCAGAGCACCTTGCTGTGATGAAATATTTGATTGCAGGCATTGCCATAATGAATCCAAG AACTCACTGGAAGTGGATCCTCTTGATCGTCATGACATTCCGCGACATGATTTGAAAAGG GTAATATGTTCATTGTGTAGCACAGAACAAGAT GTTCAGCAGCATTGCATCCAATGTGGGGTTTGTATGGGAAATTACTTTTGCTCCAAATGCAAATTCTTCGACGATGAT GTCTCAAAGAATCAATACCATTGCAATGAATGTGGAATTTGCAGGTTAGACACTTATTTTTGTTCTTGTGTTCATTTCCATTATCACCTAACATCAACGAAAAGAGTTAACAAAAGGTCATACTTGTGCTTGGAAAATTGCAGAGTTGGAGGCAAGGAGAATTTTTTCCACTGTAATAAATGTG GATGTTGTTATTCAACAATGTTGAAGGATTCTCATAGTTGTGTGGAAAAAGCTATGCATCACAATTGTCCTGTTTGCtttgag TATCTGTTTGAGACAATGAAGGACATTACTGTCTTGCCTTGTGGACATACTATACATTTGGAATGTGTGAAGGAGATGGAACAGCATTTACA GTACTCATGTCCGGTATGCTCAAAATCATATTGTGACATGACACGCGTGTGGGAAAAGCTTGATCAAGAG ATTGCTTTGACTCCCATGCCTGAAATGTATCAAAACAAAATG GTTTGGATCCTCTGCAATGATTGTGGCGAGAATTCCGAGGTACATTTTCATGTTGTTGCGCACAAGTGCTTGAAATGCAAATCCTACAATACGAGACAGACACAAGGAGGGCCGAGCTCATGCTCATCAAGGTTTGAGGAAATGGTGAGATGA
- the LOC133831184 gene encoding E3 ubiquitin-protein ligase RZFP34-like isoform X2 — protein MEMGCKTLMAIESSQEKDQSLMELESEKFGCSHYRRRCKIRAPCCDEIFDCRHCHNESKNSLEVDPLDRHDIPRHDLKRVICSLCSTEQDVQQHCIQCGVCMGNYFCSKCKFFDDDVSKNQYHCNECGICRVGGKENFFHCNKCGCCYSTMLKDSHSCVEKAMHHNCPVCFEYLFETMKDITVLPCGHTIHLECVKEMEQHLQYSCPVCSKSYCDMTRVWEKLDQEIALTPMPEMYQNKMVWILCNDCGENSEVHFHVVAHKCLKCKSYNTRQTQGGPSSCSSRFEEMVR, from the exons atggagATGGGTTGCAAGACCCTGATGGCCATTGAGAGTTCTCAAGAAAAAGACCAGTCTTTAATGGAGCTTGAATCTGAGAAATTTGG GTGCTCACATTACAGGAGGAGGTGTAAGATCAGAGCACCTTGCTGTGATGAAATATTTGATTGCAGGCATTGCCATAATGAATCCAAG AACTCACTGGAAGTGGATCCTCTTGATCGTCATGACATTCCGCGACATGATTTGAAAAGG GTAATATGTTCATTGTGTAGCACAGAACAAGAT GTTCAGCAGCATTGCATCCAATGTGGGGTTTGTATGGGAAATTACTTTTGCTCCAAATGCAAATTCTTCGACGATGAT GTCTCAAAGAATCAATACCATTGCAATGAATGTGGAATTTGCAG AGTTGGAGGCAAGGAGAATTTTTTCCACTGTAATAAATGTG GATGTTGTTATTCAACAATGTTGAAGGATTCTCATAGTTGTGTGGAAAAAGCTATGCATCACAATTGTCCTGTTTGCtttgag TATCTGTTTGAGACAATGAAGGACATTACTGTCTTGCCTTGTGGACATACTATACATTTGGAATGTGTGAAGGAGATGGAACAGCATTTACA GTACTCATGTCCGGTATGCTCAAAATCATATTGTGACATGACACGCGTGTGGGAAAAGCTTGATCAAGAG ATTGCTTTGACTCCCATGCCTGAAATGTATCAAAACAAAATG GTTTGGATCCTCTGCAATGATTGTGGCGAGAATTCCGAGGTACATTTTCATGTTGTTGCGCACAAGTGCTTGAAATGCAAATCCTACAATACGAGACAGACACAAGGAGGGCCGAGCTCATGCTCATCAAGGTTTGAGGAAATGGTGAGATGA